Within Aliivibrio fischeri, the genomic segment ATCTATATTAATAGATAACACATAATAAATAGTAAAAAGCCCCTTTATGCAGAGTCATAAAGGGGCTTTTTGTTTGTCTGCTATTTACATTATTTAAGCAGTGCTTGATTTAACCATTGATCAAATTGACCTTTAGGTAATGCACCATTAATCATGTCTACACGCTGACCGTTTTTAAATACCATGATCGTTGGTATTGAGCGGATCTGATATTGTGCTGCAATTTGTTGTTCAGCTTCTGTGTTGACTTTAATACAACGAATTTGTCCATTACGTTCTGCGGCAACATCTTCAAAAACTGGCGAAAAGCCAACGCATGGGTTACACCAAGGTGCCCAGAAATCGATAACAACGGCTTTATCGCTATTAAGTAAA encodes:
- the trxC gene encoding thioredoxin TrxC, encoding MSQFQTRCPSCHGLNRLPTERVDDSATCGRCKEPLLDGKPVEGTMDNLAALLNSDKAVVIDFWAPWCNPCVGFSPVFEDVAAERNGQIRCIKVNTEAEQQIAAQYQIRSIPTIMVFKNGQRVDMINGALPKGQFDQWLNQALLK